The following coding sequences are from one Treponema bryantii window:
- a CDS encoding valine--tRNA ligase produces MKAIELEKAYEPKSFEDRIYNEWDSKGYFKPASDEASPVHEQYKCQCADCNKKTNTYSVVIPPPNVTGVLHMGHGLNNTLQDIVVRYHRMKGDNTLWLTGTDHAGIATQNVVERQLKKEGKTRFDLGREKLVERTWEVTHQHHDIIVKQQKKLGNSTDWDRERFTYDEGLSAAVRDVFVTLYERGLMYKGKRLVNWCPRCGTALADDEVDHEDTPGAMYHLYYEYADGSGKIEVATTRPETFFGDTAVAVNPNDDRYKALVGKMLKLPLTGKEIPIIADEYVDMEFGTGMVKITPAHDPNDWEVGLRHNLEVINLLTPDGRMNENVPEKYRGLKPEQARALVIEDLTAAGLFKGEEKIVHAVGKCYRCKTVVEPYLSDQWFVKMKPMAEKALDSWRKGELVFYPKKWENTYSHWMENIRDWCVSRQIWWGHRIPVWYCECGETICSRTDPVCCPKCGSKNIEQDPDVLDTWFSSWLWPFSTLGWPQETEDLAKFYPTQALLTAYDIIPFWVCRMIMAGLEFTGKAPFHDIYIHGLVRDKQGRKMSKSLGNGMDPLEIIDMYGADALKFTLGFMCAQGQDVLIDKESFKLGSRFCNKVWNASRYLLGNLEGRNLVSITDADLTELDKWIYSRLNHAVKTVREALEGYRYNDAASALMEFFWNEFCDWYVEATKINFKNGDDKEKDRQASVLMNILEESLRLLHPYIPFVTEEIYGKLPLSEIAANRKAAGTQKIASNSEYVGMLINAPYPEVVAERENAEINVRFDTLKELIGQVRALRVECGIDPAEKINIAILVEKGSAAEVAREKVEMIQLLAGVAKVEFVDAKPASSIGTVGKGFEAFILVDESINKEQLIVRFQKTIEKEQGYARMSENKLNGNFAKHAPANLVEEEKERLAESQRKIKTLESYLKELQ; encoded by the coding sequence ATGAAAGCAATTGAATTAGAAAAGGCCTATGAGCCAAAGTCTTTTGAAGACAGAATTTACAATGAATGGGACAGCAAGGGCTATTTTAAGCCGGCTTCAGATGAGGCTTCCCCAGTACACGAGCAGTACAAGTGCCAGTGCGCAGACTGCAACAAGAAAACCAATACTTATTCTGTCGTCATTCCTCCTCCAAACGTAACTGGTGTACTCCACATGGGGCACGGTCTCAACAATACTCTCCAGGATATCGTAGTTCGCTATCACCGTATGAAGGGTGATAATACTCTCTGGCTTACAGGTACAGACCATGCCGGAATTGCAACTCAGAACGTAGTTGAACGCCAGCTTAAAAAAGAGGGAAAAACTCGTTTTGACCTTGGCCGTGAAAAGCTTGTTGAACGCACATGGGAAGTAACTCATCAGCACCATGATATTATTGTAAAGCAGCAGAAAAAACTTGGTAACTCAACAGACTGGGACCGCGAGCGCTTTACATACGACGAAGGCCTTTCTGCCGCAGTTCGCGATGTATTCGTAACTCTTTATGAACGCGGTCTTATGTACAAAGGTAAGCGCCTTGTAAACTGGTGTCCTCGTTGTGGTACTGCTCTTGCAGATGATGAAGTAGACCACGAAGATACACCGGGTGCAATGTACCACCTTTACTACGAGTATGCTGACGGAAGCGGAAAAATTGAAGTTGCAACAACTCGTCCAGAAACCTTCTTTGGTGATACAGCCGTTGCCGTAAATCCTAACGATGACCGCTACAAGGCACTCGTTGGAAAAATGCTCAAACTTCCTCTTACCGGAAAAGAGATTCCAATTATCGCAGATGAATATGTTGATATGGAATTCGGAACTGGTATGGTAAAGATTACTCCGGCTCATGACCCTAACGACTGGGAAGTAGGTCTCCGTCATAATCTGGAAGTAATCAATCTTCTTACTCCAGACGGAAGAATGAATGAAAATGTTCCTGAAAAATACCGTGGACTCAAACCAGAACAGGCTCGTGCATTAGTAATTGAAGATTTGACAGCCGCAGGCCTCTTCAAGGGTGAAGAAAAAATTGTTCACGCAGTTGGTAAGTGTTACCGCTGTAAAACAGTTGTAGAACCTTATCTTTCTGACCAGTGGTTCGTAAAAATGAAGCCAATGGCTGAGAAAGCTCTTGATTCATGGAGAAAAGGTGAACTGGTATTCTATCCTAAGAAGTGGGAAAATACTTACAGCCACTGGATGGAAAATATCCGCGACTGGTGTGTAAGCCGTCAGATCTGGTGGGGACACAGAATTCCTGTATGGTACTGTGAATGTGGTGAAACAATCTGTAGCCGTACAGATCCAGTTTGCTGTCCAAAATGTGGTTCAAAAAATATTGAACAGGATCCTGACGTACTTGATACCTGGTTCTCTTCATGGCTCTGGCCTTTCTCTACTTTGGGATGGCCTCAGGAAACTGAAGATCTTGCAAAATTCTATCCTACACAGGCACTGCTTACAGCATACGATATTATTCCTTTCTGGGTTTGCCGTATGATTATGGCCGGTCTTGAGTTTACAGGAAAAGCTCCTTTCCACGATATTTACATTCACGGACTTGTTCGCGACAAGCAGGGCCGCAAGATGTCTAAGTCTCTTGGAAACGGAATGGACCCTCTCGAAATTATTGATATGTACGGTGCCGATGCCCTTAAGTTTACACTCGGATTTATGTGTGCTCAGGGACAGGATGTTCTTATTGATAAGGAAAGCTTCAAGCTTGGAAGCCGCTTCTGTAATAAAGTTTGGAATGCTTCGCGCTATCTTCTTGGTAACCTTGAAGGACGCAACCTTGTTTCAATTACAGACGCAGACCTTACTGAACTCGACAAATGGATTTACAGCCGCCTGAATCACGCCGTAAAGACAGTAAGAGAGGCTCTTGAAGGCTATCGTTATAACGATGCAGCTTCTGCCCTTATGGAATTCTTCTGGAATGAGTTCTGCGACTGGTATGTTGAAGCTACAAAGATTAACTTTAAGAATGGTGATGATAAGGAAAAGGATCGTCAGGCTTCAGTTCTTATGAACATCCTCGAAGAAAGCCTCCGTCTTCTTCATCCATATATCCCATTTGTTACAGAAGAGATTTATGGAAAGCTTCCACTTTCTGAGATTGCTGCAAACCGTAAGGCTGCCGGTACTCAGAAGATTGCTTCAAACAGTGAGTACGTTGGAATGCTTATCAACGCTCCATATCCAGAGGTTGTTGCTGAGCGTGAAAACGCAGAAATCAATGTACGCTTTGATACACTTAAAGAGCTTATCGGTCAGGTTCGTGCACTCCGCGTAGAGTGTGGAATTGATCCTGCAGAAAAAATCAACATTGCTATTCTTGTTGAAAAGGGTAGTGCTGCCGAAGTTGCACGCGAAAAAGTTGAAATGATTCAGCTGCTTGCCGGTGTTGCTAAGGTTGAGTTTGTTGATGCGAAACCTGCCAGCTCAATCGGAACTGTAGGTAAGGGCTTTGAAGCATTCATCCTCGTTGATGAAAGTATCAACAAGGAACAGCTGATTGTCCGCTTCCAGAAAACAATTGAAAAAGAGCAGGGCTATGCAAGAATGAGCGAGAACAAGCTCAACGGAAACTTTGCAAAGCACGCTCCGGCTAATCTTGTTGAGGAAGAAAAAGAACGCCTTGCAGAAAGCCAGCGTAAAATAAAAACACTTGAAAGTTACCTTAAGGAACTTCAGTAG
- a CDS encoding omptin family outer membrane protease codes for MKKLITAILFLILSSPLCFSASDFHFSIEPRLSVSYGELNELLYGSDENLVSQLDWEQKCLFNLGLSAGFSFHNFSVSALFDYSLPLGTSYMTDSDFNHNGERYSWTEHPIEKNININTELALAYEINLYSKFSLIPELQLNYLFSLFEAGNGNGIRNDNSIRVYGIDYRRHSIFIFTGFSLKSQITSRLNIKASFFTAPFIYQNSFDYHHGKKHPFSSNDIQTGCFTKYKMDFSIGLKFNDTLSIKLFSDMLMSFPDRGILYTDYYGDKMELLTSQQSGASIKYIKAGTSLIINF; via the coding sequence ATGAAAAAACTGATTACAGCAATTCTTTTTCTGATTCTCTCTTCTCCATTGTGCTTCAGCGCCAGCGATTTTCATTTTTCAATCGAACCACGTCTTTCTGTCAGTTATGGAGAATTAAACGAGCTCCTCTATGGCTCAGATGAAAATTTAGTCAGTCAGTTGGATTGGGAACAAAAATGTCTTTTTAATTTGGGATTATCTGCAGGTTTTTCGTTTCATAATTTTTCTGTCTCTGCCCTTTTTGATTATTCACTTCCATTGGGAACTTCATACATGACAGATTCTGACTTTAACCATAATGGAGAAAGATACAGCTGGACTGAACATCCTATAGAAAAAAATATAAACATAAACACAGAACTTGCTTTGGCCTACGAAATAAATCTGTATAGTAAATTTTCACTTATTCCTGAACTTCAGCTTAATTACCTTTTTTCTTTATTTGAAGCAGGAAATGGAAACGGAATTCGTAATGACAATTCAATTCGTGTTTACGGAATAGATTATCGCAGGCATTCAATTTTCATTTTTACAGGCTTTTCATTAAAATCACAAATAACTTCCAGATTAAATATAAAAGCGTCTTTCTTCACAGCCCCATTTATTTATCAGAATAGTTTCGACTATCATCATGGAAAAAAACATCCATTTTCCTCAAATGATATTCAGACAGGCTGTTTCACAAAATACAAGATGGATTTTTCAATTGGTCTAAAATTCAACGATACACTTTCCATTAAATTATTTTCAGATATGTTGATGAGCTTTCCCGATAGAGGCATTCTATATACCGACTACTATGGAGATAAAATGGAATTACTCACCTCCCAACAAAGCGGAGCTTCAATAAAATATATAAAAGCCGGAACATCACTAATAATAAACTTTTAA
- a CDS encoding InlB B-repeat-containing protein, with product MKKRLRFFYVIMLVGLAACLFSCNFFIKPEDNPEKTNYTVTFNANDGSSNPKTAVQTFEEGIEQKLKTVSVLGFKREDYTVKGWAKKADTEAVEYLDGAAFTATSDITLYAVWTPEIVNVSYTVEHYKQNINDDGYTKIDTDTQTLSGIVGEKTKAIAKTYIGFTAKAFEQKTLSKKESNIIKIYYDRDIITWTFNADGGNWADGKTELSFSGKYGADFSEVLETPVKSDENADYNFYCWYPAIPQIFEENLTFTALWNIDKKLCKIEHFIQNLDDDGYTKVEADTQNIKLPLMRVSSEVPDDYIKEYEGFRYDHHVLNAQSNIEYYYDRKITSLTLNANGGQFAGGEIEYSLSRKFGSKIVIHMGESAWPSYSGFILKGWAHSRDAATTDYPQELSFEVTAETSELVTLYAVWEPEANLNNSGLNFDDLGNDVEIIADGNIYKAITTLQGTYCYEWYLNDVKQDCEENSIDLSQLPAGYYILTVKVTNTDTGFVYVSTFDLPIVF from the coding sequence ATGAAAAAACGTTTAAGATTTTTTTATGTTATTATGCTGGTCGGTTTAGCAGCCTGTCTATTCTCCTGTAATTTTTTTATAAAACCAGAGGATAATCCTGAAAAAACTAACTACACTGTAACCTTCAATGCCAATGATGGAAGCTCAAATCCAAAAACTGCTGTGCAGACCTTTGAAGAGGGAATTGAACAGAAACTAAAAACAGTATCAGTACTTGGCTTTAAAAGAGAAGATTATACTGTTAAAGGCTGGGCGAAAAAGGCAGATACCGAAGCAGTTGAGTATTTGGACGGTGCAGCCTTTACAGCAACTTCGGATATAACCTTATATGCAGTCTGGACTCCAGAAATTGTGAATGTCAGTTACACTGTAGAACACTATAAGCAGAATATTAATGATGATGGATATACAAAGATTGATACAGATACACAGACACTTTCAGGTATAGTTGGAGAAAAAACAAAGGCTATAGCAAAAACTTATATCGGCTTTACAGCAAAAGCCTTTGAACAGAAAACTCTCTCTAAAAAGGAATCAAATATTATAAAGATTTATTATGACAGAGATATAATAACCTGGACTTTCAATGCTGATGGTGGAAACTGGGCAGACGGAAAAACTGAATTATCCTTTAGTGGAAAATATGGGGCTGACTTTTCTGAAGTTCTTGAAACTCCTGTAAAATCTGATGAAAATGCTGATTATAATTTTTATTGTTGGTATCCAGCAATACCACAGATATTCGAAGAAAATCTTACCTTTACTGCCTTGTGGAATATAGATAAAAAACTATGTAAAATTGAACATTTTATACAGAATCTTGATGATGATGGCTATACAAAGGTAGAAGCTGATACTCAGAATATTAAACTTCCACTAATGAGGGTATCTAGTGAAGTTCCAGATGATTACATAAAAGAATATGAAGGTTTTAGATATGACCATCATGTCTTAAATGCTCAGTCAAATATTGAATATTACTATGATAGAAAAATCACATCACTCACATTAAATGCTAATGGAGGACAATTCGCAGGTGGCGAAATAGAATATAGTCTTTCAAGAAAATTCGGTTCGAAAATTGTAATACATATGGGTGAATCTGCATGGCCATCATATTCAGGTTTTATTCTTAAGGGATGGGCTCACTCAAGAGATGCAGCAACTACGGATTATCCTCAGGAACTGTCATTTGAAGTTACAGCTGAAACTTCTGAACTGGTTACTCTCTATGCTGTCTGGGAGCCGGAAGCAAACCTTAATAACAGTGGTCTGAACTTTGATGATCTTGGAAATGATGTAGAAATTATTGCAGATGGAAATATATATAAAGCAATCACTACATTGCAAGGTACATATTGTTACGAGTGGTATTTAAATGATGTAAAGCAGGATTGCGAAGAAAACTCTATTGATTTATCACAGCTTCCAGCCGGTTATTATATTTTGACTGTAAAAGTGACAAATACTGATACAGGCTTCGTTTATGTTTCAACCTTTGATTTACCTATAGTTTTCTAG
- the gap gene encoding type I glyceraldehyde-3-phosphate dehydrogenase, with protein sequence MADVRVAINGFGRIGRLAFRQMFDAKGYEVVAINDLTSPKMLAHLLKYDTAQGGFCGKIGEGKHTVSATDDSIIVDGKEIKIYAEKDAANCPWAANKVDVVLECTGFYTSKDKAQAHITAGARKVVISAPAGNDLPTIVYNVNHTTLTKNDNIISAASCTTNCLAPMAKALNDAYPIQSGIMSTIHAYTGDQMILDGPQRKGDLRRSRAGAQNIVPNSTGAAKAIGLVIPELNGKLIGSAQRVPTPTGSTTLLFAVVKGKDITKESINAAMKAAATESFGYNEDEIVSSDIIGMRYGSLFDATQTMVSKIDDDTYQVEVVSWYDNENSYTSQMVRTIKYFSENC encoded by the coding sequence ATGGCAGATGTAAGAGTTGCTATTAATGGTTTCGGCCGTATTGGTCGTTTGGCTTTCCGTCAGATGTTTGACGCAAAAGGTTATGAAGTAGTTGCAATCAACGATTTGACAAGCCCAAAAATGCTTGCTCACCTTTTGAAGTATGATACAGCACAGGGTGGATTCTGTGGAAAGATTGGTGAAGGAAAGCACACTGTTTCTGCTACTGATGACTCAATCATCGTAGACGGAAAAGAAATCAAAATTTATGCTGAAAAAGATGCAGCTAACTGTCCATGGGCAGCTAACAAAGTAGACGTTGTACTCGAGTGTACAGGTTTCTACACATCTAAAGACAAGGCACAGGCTCACATCACAGCTGGTGCTCGCAAGGTAGTAATTTCTGCTCCTGCTGGAAACGACCTCCCAACAATCGTTTACAATGTAAACCACACAACTTTGACAAAGAATGACAACATCATTTCTGCAGCTTCTTGTACAACAAACTGTCTCGCTCCAATGGCTAAGGCTCTTAATGATGCATATCCAATCCAGTCTGGTATCATGTCTACAATCCATGCTTACACTGGTGATCAGATGATTCTTGATGGTCCACAGCGCAAGGGTGACCTCCGCCGTTCACGTGCCGGAGCTCAGAACATCGTTCCAAACTCTACAGGTGCTGCAAAGGCTATCGGTCTTGTAATTCCTGAATTGAACGGAAAATTGATCGGTTCTGCTCAGCGTGTTCCAACACCTACAGGATCTACAACACTTCTTTTCGCTGTAGTTAAGGGTAAGGACATCACTAAGGAATCTATCAACGCTGCTATGAAGGCTGCTGCTACAGAATCTTTCGGATACAACGAAGATGAAATCGTATCTAGTGATATCATCGGTATGCGCTATGGTTCACTCTTCGATGCTACTCAGACAATGGTATCTAAGATCGACGACGATACATACCAGGTAGAAGTAGTATCTTGGTACGACAACGAAAACAGCTACACATCTCAGATGGTTAGAACAATTAAGTACTTCTCTGAGAACTGCTAA
- a CDS encoding amino acid adenylation domain-containing protein — protein sequence MKKYPLLQSQLGIILECLKYPESTQYNIPTITKLGKQIDKNKLVKSFETLINCHSIMNNRYETTENGEIVQWPDMNMPKNIKLWNCSEEEFQNYIKNDFVRVFDLFNGKPLYRIEIVETEKDVYMLIDIHHSIADGFTLALLGNRELNAYSKNKPQIIDTKLYEIAEEENLLQQTEKYQLARNYFVNKFKNVEFATLSDSNEPKTGKMLQISSFIEQKLVDDFCNKNEIRIDLLFQAAFALVIGSLSRKSNIAYGSAYHGRAGLAKMRAFGMFVNVVPVMTDLSGELTVKELIQNIEKETNLAYQNANYPAGHLFNDIGDFPHISFNFRANKSIQVSFKFEDIEYYGKELKRNLIHNDLCVIIRLTNNEYEICLESSEEKNDKKTLEKLAEAIKEVVLNYMKNINEQLKNITVISEKEEEKLIKLSEGEKFEYDQRETLIDLLRTRARKTPDATAVVYENHRLTYKELDELTDALAAKLIQDYHLEKESAVGVMIERSENIAIYPYAIMKAGCAYMPLDITFPAERIIYMCEDADVRLILTEKKYAEQKLRDFKGSILTQEDISGLNVGADYRNKLPEVKSEDRFIILYTSGTTGKPKGTALEHKNVINFCYWYVETVCLTEKDRVAAYSNFGFDAHMMDIYPSIKVGAAVYVIPEETRKDILGVNEFLEKHKITVNFFTTQIGCLLKNMNHSLRLIITGGELLPPSENNDSDFRFINAYGPTETTLCVTTYEIKGKKNGKIIGRPNYNNDIYIIDEEKRLVPEGMTGEMFISGAGLGRGYLNQPELNEKKFTEIKVKGKCIKGYRTGDLARWTDDGNIEFIGRIDTQVKLRGLRIELGEIEGVALCYEGIKQVCVQVVNDQIVMYYTSEKKIDETALSNFMAQKLTDFMIPSIFMRLEELPLNANGKVDKRKLPKPEVNTIILNEAPENEVEAKVLEYAKELLPGIEFGVTDDLIRLGFTSLMMMKLILKIRNEIDLKLNIADIMHYKTIRRVLMNNDHVLWFYNDYDNKKPLLVVSQGIVGINEIAHLYDVWSKLFNLIIINPVTSDYIGKENEFFNELIEFYYLKLEEKLEPDVNVCGFVGFSFGGEISYSLAELWDERHDNKPFVIMGDTYLNDTQNLSDKEILVVTQEMVKKYYLEIRNQDIKDEYLDFVSDAYNRVFKITSRKTMKPYNGRVILLDALKYSSATEHNRKIKIAKKYIPNLEIIPFEDKNHFGLYLDKDLTFFYGELLRKQIQNIQ from the coding sequence ATGAAAAAATATCCTCTTTTACAGTCCCAGCTGGGCATTATTTTAGAATGCTTAAAATATCCCGAATCAACACAATATAATATTCCTACAATTACCAAACTGGGTAAACAGATTGACAAAAATAAACTCGTAAAATCATTTGAAACATTAATAAATTGTCATTCAATAATGAATAATCGTTATGAGACTACCGAAAACGGCGAAATTGTTCAGTGGCCTGATATGAATATGCCAAAGAATATAAAACTCTGGAATTGTTCAGAAGAAGAATTCCAAAACTATATAAAAAACGATTTTGTCAGAGTATTTGATTTATTTAATGGAAAACCTTTGTATCGAATAGAGATTGTAGAGACTGAAAAAGATGTATATATGCTGATAGATATACATCATTCTATTGCAGATGGTTTTACGTTAGCTCTTTTGGGAAATAGGGAATTGAATGCTTATAGTAAAAATAAGCCACAGATTATAGATACAAAACTTTACGAAATTGCCGAAGAAGAAAATCTGCTGCAACAAACAGAAAAATATCAGCTTGCTAGAAATTATTTTGTAAATAAATTTAAAAATGTAGAATTTGCAACACTTTCAGACTCAAATGAACCAAAAACTGGAAAAATGTTACAGATATCAAGTTTTATTGAGCAAAAGCTTGTGGATGACTTCTGTAATAAAAATGAAATTCGTATTGATTTATTATTTCAAGCAGCGTTTGCTCTGGTTATAGGCAGTTTATCCAGAAAGAGCAATATAGCTTATGGTTCAGCATATCATGGTCGAGCGGGGCTTGCAAAAATGCGTGCATTTGGAATGTTCGTGAATGTTGTTCCCGTTATGACAGATTTGTCTGGAGAATTAACTGTAAAAGAATTAATTCAAAATATTGAAAAAGAAACAAATCTTGCATATCAGAATGCCAATTATCCGGCAGGTCATTTATTCAATGATATTGGCGATTTCCCACATATCAGTTTCAATTTTAGAGCTAATAAAAGCATTCAGGTTAGTTTTAAGTTTGAAGATATAGAATATTATGGAAAAGAATTAAAACGAAACTTAATTCATAACGATTTATGCGTAATTATTCGTTTAACCAACAATGAATATGAGATTTGTCTTGAGTCAAGTGAAGAAAAAAATGATAAAAAGACTTTAGAAAAACTTGCAGAAGCAATCAAAGAGGTTGTTCTTAATTATATGAAAAATATAAATGAACAGCTTAAAAATATAACAGTTATTTCTGAAAAAGAAGAAGAAAAGCTTATTAAATTATCTGAAGGCGAAAAGTTTGAATATGATCAGCGCGAAACCTTAATCGATTTGCTTCGTACACGCGCCAGAAAAACTCCAGATGCAACAGCAGTTGTGTATGAAAATCACAGACTGACTTATAAGGAACTTGATGAACTAACCGATGCTCTGGCAGCAAAACTTATACAGGATTATCATCTTGAAAAGGAATCTGCAGTAGGAGTAATGATTGAGCGTAGTGAGAATATTGCGATATATCCATATGCGATAATGAAAGCGGGATGTGCTTATATGCCATTGGATATAACATTTCCAGCAGAAAGAATTATCTACATGTGCGAAGATGCTGATGTAAGATTGATTCTGACAGAAAAAAAATATGCAGAACAGAAACTGAGAGATTTTAAAGGCAGTATTCTTACACAGGAAGATATCAGCGGATTGAATGTAGGTGCTGATTATAGAAATAAATTACCGGAAGTAAAATCTGAAGATCGTTTTATAATCCTTTATACATCAGGAACAACTGGAAAACCAAAAGGAACAGCTCTTGAACACAAAAACGTAATAAACTTCTGTTATTGGTATGTGGAAACTGTTTGTTTAACAGAAAAAGATCGTGTTGCTGCATATTCAAATTTTGGTTTTGATGCTCATATGATGGATATTTATCCGAGTATAAAAGTTGGTGCAGCAGTATATGTGATTCCAGAAGAAACACGAAAAGATATTTTAGGAGTAAATGAATTCCTTGAGAAACATAAAATAACTGTTAATTTTTTTACAACACAAATTGGTTGTCTATTAAAAAATATGAATCACAGTTTACGTCTTATAATTACAGGAGGTGAGCTGCTTCCACCAAGCGAAAACAATGACTCTGATTTCCGATTTATAAATGCCTATGGTCCTACTGAAACAACTTTGTGTGTCACTACTTATGAAATAAAAGGTAAGAAAAATGGAAAGATAATAGGTCGGCCAAATTATAATAATGATATTTACATCATAGATGAAGAAAAAAGACTTGTGCCTGAAGGTATGACGGGAGAGATGTTTATAAGTGGAGCTGGTCTGGGAAGAGGGTATTTGAATCAGCCTGAACTTAATGAAAAGAAATTTACAGAAATAAAAGTTAAAGGAAAGTGTATAAAGGGGTATCGTACAGGCGATCTTGCCCGATGGACAGACGATGGAAATATTGAATTTATTGGGCGAATTGATACTCAGGTAAAACTTAGAGGCTTAAGAATAGAACTGGGAGAAATCGAAGGTGTTGCTCTTTGTTATGAAGGAATAAAACAGGTTTGTGTACAGGTAGTTAATGATCAGATAGTTATGTATTACACTTCAGAAAAGAAAATAGATGAAACTGCTCTTTCAAACTTCATGGCACAGAAACTTACAGATTTTATGATTCCTTCTATATTTATGAGACTGGAAGAATTACCACTAAATGCAAATGGTAAAGTGGATAAAAGAAAACTGCCAAAGCCTGAAGTAAATACAATAATTTTGAATGAAGCTCCTGAAAATGAAGTTGAGGCTAAGGTTCTGGAATATGCAAAAGAACTGTTGCCAGGAATTGAATTTGGAGTTACTGATGATTTAATACGACTCGGTTTTACATCACTTATGATGATGAAACTTATTCTTAAGATTAGAAATGAAATTGATTTGAAGCTGAATATAGCTGATATCATGCATTATAAAACAATTCGTAGAGTCTTAATGAATAATGATCATGTTTTATGGTTTTATAATGATTATGATAATAAAAAGCCTTTGCTTGTTGTTTCTCAAGGAATTGTAGGAATAAATGAAATAGCTCATTTGTATGATGTATGGAGCAAATTATTTAATCTTATAATAATTAATCCTGTTACTTCAGATTATATTGGAAAAGAAAATGAGTTTTTCAATGAACTTATAGAATTTTATTATTTGAAACTTGAAGAAAAACTTGAACCAGATGTAAATGTATGTGGTTTTGTCGGATTCAGTTTTGGTGGTGAAATTTCATATAGTCTGGCAGAATTATGGGATGAAAGGCATGATAATAAGCCATTTGTAATTATGGGAGATACCTATCTGAATGATACACAAAATCTTTCTGATAAGGAAATTTTAGTAGTTACTCAAGAAATGGTAAAGAAATACTATTTGGAAATACGTAATCAGGATATTAAAGATGAATATCTTGATTTTGTATCTGATGCGTATAACAGGGTTTTCAAGATAACATCCAGAAAAACTATGAAACCATATAATGGACGTGTCATATTGCTGGATGCATTAAAATATTCTTCTGCTACAGAACATAATAGAAAGATTAAAATTGCAAAAAAATATATTCCAAATCTGGAAATAATACCTTTTGAAGATAAAAATCATTTTGGTCTATATCTTGATAAAGATTTAACCTTCTTTTACGGGGAATTGTTAAGAAAACAGATCCAAAATATACAATAA